A stretch of the Flavobacterium aquiphilum genome encodes the following:
- a CDS encoding DUF6787 family protein, with protein sequence MKGLKQRWGLTSNWQLAIIFVVFAITGSASAWLSKPVCEWLGVAKDELGHWYTPVRLLLIFPIYQVLLVVIGFLFGQFKFFWAFEKKMLKGMGLGFLFKDRK encoded by the coding sequence ATGAAAGGATTAAAACAGCGATGGGGACTTACATCTAATTGGCAGTTGGCTATCATTTTTGTCGTTTTTGCCATTACAGGATCGGCCTCAGCCTGGTTGTCCAAACCGGTTTGTGAGTGGTTGGGAGTAGCCAAAGATGAATTGGGGCATTGGTACACTCCTGTGAGATTACTTTTAATTTTTCCGATCTATCAAGTGCTGTTGGTTGTAATAGGTTTTCTTTTCGGACAATTCAAATTCTTTTGGGCTTTCGAAAAAAAAATGCTCAAAGGAATGGGGTTGGGATTTCTTTTTAAGGATAGAAAATAG
- a CDS encoding DNA topoisomerase IV subunit B, with translation MSDQNQYTEDNIRSLDWKEHIRMRPGMYIGKLGDGSSPDDGIYILLKEVLDNCIDEFVMGSGKTIEVAIKDKTVSVRDYGRGIPLGKVVDVVSKMNTGGKYDTKAFQKSVGLNGVGTKAVNALSNYFRVESVRDEKQKVAEFSAGNLVTEEDIVETTKRKGTKVTFTPDESIFKNYKFRLEYVIKMVKNYCYLNNGLTIIFNGEKYYSENGLRDLLEETINEEDLEYPIIHLKDNDIEIALTHSKTQYSEEYHSFVNGQNTTQGGTHLAAYREALVKTIREFYNKNFEASDVRKSIVSAISIKVMEPVFESQTKTKLGSTDMGSDDGTPPVSVRTFVNDFIKTKLDNYLHKNPPTAEALLRKILQAERERKELSGIRKLATDRAKKANLHNKKLRDCRAHLPDTKNPRNLESTLFITEGDSASGSITKSRDVNTQAVFSLRGKPLNSYGMSKKIVYENEEFNLLQAALDIEDGLEKLRYNNIVIATDADVDGMHIRLLLITFFLQFFPELIKEGHLYILQTPLFRVRNKKETIYCYSEEERKEAIEKLKPKPEITRFKGLGEISPDEFKNFIGDTIRLDPVMMDKNTSIEQLLSFYMGKNTPDRQDFIIKNLKVELDVVEEEV, from the coding sequence ATGTCAGATCAAAATCAATACACCGAAGATAATATCCGTTCTCTCGATTGGAAAGAGCATATCCGTATGCGACCTGGGATGTACATAGGGAAACTCGGAGACGGGTCTTCGCCGGATGACGGTATTTACATTCTTTTAAAAGAGGTTCTCGACAACTGTATCGATGAATTCGTTATGGGCTCGGGGAAAACTATTGAGGTAGCCATCAAAGACAAAACGGTTTCGGTTCGCGATTACGGCCGTGGAATTCCATTGGGGAAAGTAGTAGATGTAGTTTCCAAAATGAATACCGGAGGAAAGTATGATACCAAAGCTTTCCAAAAATCGGTAGGTTTGAACGGTGTCGGGACAAAAGCCGTTAATGCGCTTTCAAATTATTTTCGAGTAGAATCGGTACGTGATGAAAAGCAAAAAGTTGCTGAGTTTTCGGCTGGGAATTTAGTTACCGAAGAAGACATTGTCGAAACCACAAAACGAAAAGGGACAAAAGTAACTTTTACACCAGATGAAAGCATTTTCAAAAACTATAAATTCCGTTTAGAATATGTAATTAAGATGGTCAAAAATTATTGTTATCTAAACAATGGTTTGACGATTATTTTCAATGGAGAAAAATATTATTCGGAAAATGGTCTTCGTGATTTATTGGAAGAAACCATCAACGAAGAAGATTTAGAATATCCAATCATCCATTTGAAAGACAATGATATCGAGATTGCTTTAACACACAGTAAAACCCAATACAGCGAGGAATACCACTCTTTTGTCAATGGTCAGAATACGACGCAAGGAGGGACGCACTTGGCGGCTTACAGAGAAGCGCTTGTGAAAACGATTCGGGAGTTTTACAACAAAAATTTTGAAGCTTCTGATGTTAGAAAATCGATAGTGAGTGCCATTAGCATCAAGGTGATGGAACCGGTTTTTGAATCTCAGACGAAAACCAAATTGGGTTCTACCGATATGGGTTCTGATGACGGAACACCGCCGGTTTCAGTGCGTACTTTCGTAAATGATTTTATCAAAACCAAATTAGATAATTATTTACATAAAAATCCGCCGACAGCTGAAGCATTATTGCGCAAAATTTTGCAGGCTGAACGCGAAAGAAAAGAATTGTCCGGAATCAGAAAATTGGCGACAGACAGAGCCAAAAAAGCCAATCTTCACAATAAGAAATTAAGGGATTGCCGTGCGCATCTTCCGGACACCAAAAATCCAAGAAACTTGGAAAGCACGCTTTTTATTACCGAGGGGGATTCGGCTTCCGGGTCGATCACCAAATCTCGTGACGTGAATACACAGGCGGTTTTCAGTTTGCGTGGTAAGCCTTTGAATTCCTACGGGATGAGTAAAAAGATTGTATATGAAAACGAAGAGTTCAATTTGTTGCAGGCCGCTCTGGATATTGAGGATGGATTGGAAAAACTGCGTTACAACAACATTGTGATCGCCACCGATGCCGATGTTGATGGAATGCACATTCGATTGTTGTTGATTACTTTTTTCCTTCAGTTTTTTCCCGAATTGATCAAGGAAGGGCATTTGTATATTCTGCAAACACCACTTTTCAGGGTTCGTAATAAAAAAGAAACCATTTACTGTTATTCTGAAGAGGAAAGAAAAGAGGCTATAGAGAAGCTAAAGCCAAAACCGGAAATCACCCGATTTAAAGGTTTAGGAGAAATTTCACCAGATGAGTTCAAGAATTTCATTGGAGACACCATCCGTCTTGATCCGGTAATGATGGACAAGAACACTTCGATAGAGCAGTTGCTGTCGTTCTATATGGGTAAAAACACACCAGACAGACAGGATTTTATTATCAAGAATCTGAAGGTAGAATTGGATGTTGTAGAGGAGGAAGTTTAA
- a CDS encoding DUF6146 family protein: MKKVIYILIVLLIIIGCSTSKSNVATADKPKVATKSSDTVKIVNEELEYEVIIIEPGFDFWLASTAYPRGYLSQSYMETKNYQYVLEWNNRVRQPQIYNPNLYEMTIDYSPTINYGYEVNYLIYNYMIYFQNKYNQRLYGRVPTR, encoded by the coding sequence ATGAAAAAAGTAATTTATATATTGATTGTTCTTTTGATAATTATTGGGTGTAGTACTTCAAAATCGAATGTTGCTACTGCCGACAAACCTAAAGTAGCAACAAAGAGTAGTGACACCGTAAAAATTGTTAATGAAGAACTCGAATACGAAGTGATTATCATTGAACCTGGTTTTGATTTTTGGTTGGCTTCGACAGCTTACCCAAGAGGATATTTATCGCAATCTTATATGGAAACCAAAAATTACCAATATGTATTGGAATGGAACAACCGCGTTCGTCAACCGCAAATTTATAATCCTAATTTATACGAAATGACCATTGATTATAGTCCTACGATTAATTACGGTTACGAAGTGAATTATCTTATTTATAATTATATGATCTATTTCCAAAACAAATACAATCAGCGATTATATGGGCGAGTCCCCACGAGATAA